In Bradyrhizobium sp. 170, the DNA window TCCGGTACCAATTACGAAGTGTGGGAGGCAGAATCGCTCAGGGAGCGAGGACGTGGCCAGTAAGAAAATGGCAGACGGAGGGCTCCCGGTGATCGCGCGCTTTGAGGTGCGCCACCGCAACTACCTCGCGCCAGACGGCTCGATAAACAGGCCGCTCCCTGCGTTCGCCTCCGATGCAAGCCTGCTCGCCTCGCTCTATCGCGCGATGGTGCTGCTGCGCAACTTTGACCGAAAGGCTGTTGCATTGCAGCGCACCGGCCGGCTTGGGACCTATGCCGTTTCGCTCGGCCAGGAGGCGGTGTCCGTCGGCATAGCCAGTGCGATGCGGGAGGAAGACGTCCTGCTGCCCTCCTATCGGGACAATGGCGCGCTGATCTGGCGTGGCGTCAAGCTGGAGGAGATTCTGCTGTTCTGGGGAGGAGACGAGCGGGGCAATCAGTTCTCCGGGCCGGTCCAGGATTTCCCGTTCTGCGTACCCGTGGGATCGCAGGCGCCGCATGCTGCCGGCGTTGCCTATGCCTTCAAGCTGCGCAAGCAGCCGCGTGTCGCCGTATGCATGTTCGGCGACGGCGCCACGTCGAAGGGTGACGTCTACGAAGCGATGAATTTCGCCGGTGTACACAAATTGCCGGTCGTGTTCGTCGCCACCAACAATCAATGGGCCATATCCGTACCGTTGCGGCTGCAGACCGCCTCCGAAACCCTGGCGCAGAAGGCCATCGCCGCCGGGTTCATCGGCGAGCAGGTGGACGGCAGCGACGTCGTGGCGGTGCGCGCCGCGGCCGAAGACGCCATTGCCGCAGCCCGCGACGGCCAGGGGCCGCGCTTCATCGAGGCGCTCACCTACCGGCTCGGCGATCACACCACCTCTGACGACGCATCACGCTATCGTCCGGAAGAAGAAGTCCAGGCTCGCTGGAAGGAAGAGCCGATCGCGCGTTTGAGAGCCTTTCTTGCCAACCAGAAGATCTGGAGCAAAGCAGACGAGGAACAGCTCGCCGCGGAGTGCCATGAGCGCGTCGAGGCGGCGGTCGAGCGCTATTTGGCAGCCGAGCCGCGCGAGGCCGAAACCATGTTCGATCATCTCTATGCCGATCTGCCCGAGGTTTATGTCGCGCAGCGCCGCCAACTCGCGGGAGAGGGCGATGGCTGAGGTAACGTTGGTCGAAGCCGTCAATCTGGCGCTCGCCCGCGCGATGGAGGATGATCCCGATGTCGTCGTGCTTGGCGAAGATGTCGGCATCAATGGCGGCGTTTTCCGCGCGACCGTTGGGCTGCAAACGCGTTTCGGTCCGGAGCGCGTCCTTGATACGCCGCTTGCCGAACTCCTGATCAGCGGGCTCTGCGTCGGCATGGCGGCGCAGGGGCTGAAGCCCGTCGGCGAGATCCAGTTTATGGGATTTCTGTATCCCTGCATCGATCAACTGGTGAACCACGCCTCCCGAATCCGCAACCGCACCCAGGGACGGCTCACCTGTCCAATGGTTCTGCGCACGCCGCATGGCGCCGGCATTCGCGCGCCCGAGCACCATTCCGAAAGCACCGAGGCGATGCTCGCCCACATCCCCGGCTTGCGCGTTGTCATCCCGTCGTCGCCGGAACGCGCCTACGGTTTGCTTCTCGCCGCGATCCGCGATCCTGATCCGGTGGTGTTTCTGGAGCCGACCCGCATCTACCGCGCGGCGAAAGGCGAGGTGGAAGACAACGGTGAGGCTTTGCCGCTGGATGTCGCGTTTATCCTGCGGGAAGGCCGCGACATCACCCTGATCAGCTGGGGCGCGATGCTGAAGGAAACCATGGCGGCCGCCGAGGCGCTGGCTGCCGAGGGCATCGCCGCCGAGGTCATCGATCTCGCCACGCTCAAACCCTACGATGAAGTCACGGTGCTCGGTTCGATCGCAAAAACCGGACGTTGCGTCATCGTGCACGAGGCGACACGGACTGGCGGATTCGGAGCCGAGATCGCCGCGCTGATCGCCGAGCGCGGCCTGACCTCTCTGCTCGCACCCGTGGCCCGCGTCACCGGCTACGATACGGTCATTCCGATGGCGCGTCTTGAGCAGAAGTTCATGCCGTCGGTTGGCCGCATCGTGGCGGCCGCGCGCAAAGCGTGCCAGTTCAGTTGACTTCTAGCGGACTTGTCCCATGCGCCAGTTCGTATTGCCGGATCTGGGAGAGGGCCTCGAAGAGGCGGAGATCGTGAACTGGCACGTCAATGAAGGCGATCACGTCGTCACCGATCAGCCGCTGGTTTCCGTCGAGACTGACAAGGCCGTCGTCGAGGTGCCGTCACCGTCAAGCGGACGTATCCTGCACCTGTTTGGTGCCAAGGGAGATGTGGTGAAAGTAGGCGTGCCGCTGGTCGAGTTTGCCGAAGGCCCCGAGCAAGACACCGGTACAATTGTCGGCGAACTCGGTACCAGCGAGCCGCCGCCGGTGGCAGCAACACTTCCCGGGCCCGCAGCCGGACAGAAAGCCCAGGTGTTTCCGGCGGTGCGCGCGCTCGCACGCAAGCTCGACGTCGATCTCGAGCTCGTCGAAGCCACGGGACCCGGCGGCTTCATCACGCGTGCGGATGTGGAACGAGCTGCCAAGACCTTGTCGCATACCGGACCCGCCGAGCCGCTGCGCGGTTTGCGGCGCGCGATGGCCCAACGCATGACGGCGTCTCATGCCGAGATCGTCCCCGCCAGCGTCACCGATGACGCCGATATCGACGACTGGCGAAAGGGCGAGGACGCGACCATCCGCCTGGTGCGCGCGATCGCCGCCGCCTGCAAGGCGGAGCCCGCGCTCAATGCCTGGTACAATGCCGGCGCGGGAGAGCGGCGTCTGATCGGGCGCGTCGACCTCGGCATCGCCGTTGATACCGGGGGCGGCCTGATCGTTCCGGTCTTGCGCAATGTCGCAGAGCGGGACGCATCGGATTTGCGAGCCGGGCTCGACCGAATGCGGGCGGACGCGCTCGCGCGCTCGATACCTCCGGGCGAACTGCGCGGCGCGACCATTACGCTGTCGAACTTCGGCATGATCGGAGGCCGGTTCGCCAACCTGATCGTCGTGCCGCCGCAAGTGGCGATCATAGGCGCCGGCCGGATTGCCCAAAGGGTGGTTGCACATTTGGGCCAGCCAGCCGTCAGGCGGGTGCTGCCGTTGTCGCTCACCTTCGACCATCGCGTCGTGACGGGCGGCGAAGCCGCGCGCTTCCTGGTGGCGCTCAAATCGGATCTTGAGCAGGTTTCGTAGCTGTGGCCCGGCCACGGATTGCGGCATCGCAAACGTAAAAAGGGATCATCGGCCGCGGAAATGCCGCGGATCGCCAATCCCGGGCATATTGAGATTCGAGGAGGACACCCCATGTCATTTCGATAAGGGAGTCCTTGCTGTGCAGACCGTACGGGCGACTCTTGTTGCGGCCGCTGCAGCGGTAGCTCTGGCTGTCTCTCCCCTTGCCGCCTCGGCGGGGGAGGCCAACAGCAAGCTTGCGCTGACCATCTCGGTCGACGGAGCGATCGGGCCGGCAACGGCCCGTTATGTGAAGGATGCTCTGACCAAGGCAAGCGAACGACGTGCCGAGGTTGTCGTTCTGCGCATGAATACACCGGGCGGTCTCTCGACCAGCATGCGCGAGATTATCGCAGACGTGCTGGCTTCGCGCGTTCCCGTCGTCGGTTACGTTGCACCCTCCGGAGCCCATGCGGCCAGCGCCGGGACCTATATCCTCTACGCCACGCATATCGCGGCAATGGCGCCCGGCACCAATCTCGGAGCGGCGACGCCGGTGCAGATCGGCGGCCCGCTGCCCGGTCTGCCCGACACTACCCCTGACAAGAGCGATAAGGACAAGAAGGACGGCAGCGACCAGAAGCCGAAGACGAAGGATGCCATGACGGCGAAGGCGACGAACGACGCCGTCGCCTTGATCCGCAGCCTTGCCGAGTTGCGCGGCCGTAATGCCGATTGGGCGGAGAAAGCGGTGCGGGACGCCGCCAGCCTGTCCGCCAATGCCGCGTTGCAGGCGAATGTCATCGACCTCGTCGCACGCGACCAGGCCGACCTGCTCAGGCAGATCGATGGTCGCACGGTCGAGGTTGCGGGTGGCGAGACGCGGCAGCTGGGGACCAGGGACGCCGCGCGTGAAGCGATCGATCCCGGATGGACCTTGCGATTTCTGAGGGTGATCACCGATCCCAACGTCGCTTTCATTCTCATGCTGGTCGGCATCTACGGCCTGATCTTCGAACTTTCCTCGCCCGGTGCGGTCGCGCCCGGCGTGATCGGCACGATCTGTCTGCTGTTGGGCCTTTATGCGCTCAATATGCTGCCCATCAACTATGCGGGCCTCGGCCTGATCCTGTTGGGGATCACGCTTCTGGTCATCGAAGTCTTCAACCCGACCGTGGTTATCGGTCTCGGCGGGATCATCGCATTCGTGCTCGGAGCAGTGATGCTGTTCGAGATCGAAGAGCCCGGATTCCGGCTGTCATGGTCGGTGATCGGCATCGCTGCGGCGATCTTCATTAGCCTGATCCTGGTTGTCCTCGGCTCGCTTCGACGCGCCCGAAAAGGCCCCATACGGCTCGGCGCGCAAGCCATGCGCGGCCTGTCTGCCGAAATCCTCGACTGGTCCGAGCGCGAAGGCCACGTCTTCACCCAAGGTGAGCGCTGGCAGGCGCGCGGCGACGATGCTTTCAAGCCCGGAGAGATGGTCGAGGTGGCCAACGTCGTCGATTTGACGCTGGTGGTACGGCGCCGGCCGGTGCTGACCGCCAGCGAGGGAGGTACGTCATGATGCTTGATTATTTGTTTTATGGGTCGCTCGCGGTCATCGTGGTCCTGTTTCTGTTCTCGGCCATTCGCATCCTGCGCGAATACGAGCGCGGCGTCGTGTTTACGCTCGGCCGCTTCACCGGCGTGAAGGGTCCGGGATTCATCATCCTGATTCCGGTCGTACAGCAGATGGTGAAGGTCGATCTCAGGGTGATGGTACAGGTGGTGCCGCCTCAGGACGTAATTTCGCGTGACAACGTTTCGGTCAAGGTCAATGCCGTTCTTTACTTCCGCATCATCGATCCCGAACGCGCGATCATCAAGGTGGGCGATTACATGGCCGCGACCAGCCAACTGGCGCAGACCACACTGCGATCGGTGCTGGGCAAGCACGAACTGGACGAAATGCTCGCCGAACGGGACCGACTTAATGCAGACATTCAGGAAACTCTCGATCAGCAGACCGACGTCTGGGGTATCAAGGTCACCGCCGTCGAGATCAAGGATATCGATCTCAATGAAACCATGGTGCGCGCGATTGCCAAGCAGGCCGAGGCGGAGCGGTTGCGACGCGCGAAGGTGATCAATGCGATGGGCGAGCAGCAAGCCGCCGAGAAGCTTGTCGAGGCTGGCCGAACGCTTGCGCAGGAGCCGCAGGCGATGCAGTTGCGCTACTTCGCGGCGCTGCACGACATCGCCGGCGAGCGATCCTCGACCGTGGTGTTTCCGCTGCCGATGGACTTGCTCGGCCATGTGACAGGGCGGCGGAGCGAAGCGACCTGATTGTGGTCGTTGCCGGCAACAAGCCGTTCGCATGCCGCCGACCCAAGGGGAGGGAGTGCTGATCGATCGGTGCCGCCGAACATTCGGCTGGAAGGTTCGGCTGTACCTGACAACCAGGGAGAGTCACGATGGTAACGTATGTCGTGCTTGCCAACTTCACCGACCAGGGAATCCGCAATGCAAAGGACTCGCCCAAGCGGGCAGAGGCTTTCAAGAAAATGGCCGAGACCTTCGGAGTGACTGTAAAGGAACAGTTCTGGACGCAGGGACGGTATGATATTGTGACGATCCTCGATGCGCCGGATGAATTTTCGGCCATGACGCTTAGCTTGAGTCTTGGCGCCCTGGGCAATGTTCGCACCGAGTCGTTACGAGCCTTCTCGGCGGCTGACATGACCAAGGTTGTCGGGAAGATGCTCTGACAGCCGCTCGTCACGGACGATTTGGCGCCTGCTGCTCGATGTCCCGAACCGGGGCCTGTCCCGAAAATGGTATCTCGGGTTCATACGCCTCGGGCTCGAACTGTTCTTTGAAGATACCTCGCAGCAACCGCCAGAGTTCACGGTGCCCGGCCGTCTGACCGCCTTGCGTCAGATACGCCGCGATGTCCATGACGTCGGTTCGATAATCCGTCGCCCCGCGGATCCGCGAATCCAGGTAGGTCCACTCGTGTTCGACGTACAAGCGCTTGGTGTCGGTGTCGAAGACCAGGTTCCAGAAATCCAGTTCCGTGACTTCCGGGCCTTTGACCTGCCGATGCAACTCCCGTTTCAAAAACGCCATCTTTCGCTCCTTTTGCGTCGGATCGTGAAACGCATCCGGACCTATGCGCCCGTCCAAATTGGAGACTTGATAGAAATCTGATCATTCCTTGCCGGTTCAAGACCGCACAGGGCGAGTATTTTCCCTGAGGGATGGTCGAGAGCGCCGGACCCGGATACGCTTCGCCCCAATCATGCACGTCAGGGAGGCACAGACATGAGCAAGCTCGAAAAACTTCGGCCAAGCGGACTTCACCACAATCCGGCTTATTCGCACGTCGTCGTCGCGTCAGGCGCGCGCACGATCCATATCGCGGGACAGGTGTCCACCGATGAGGAAGGACGCGTGGTCGGCGAGGGTGATCTGGCCGCGCAGACGACACAGGTGATGCACAATATCGGCCTGGCACTGAAATCCGCCGGTGCGGGTTATTCCGATATCGTGAAGATCACCACCTTCGTCGTGGGCTACAAGCCGGAGCTCCGTCCGATTATCGGCAAGGCGCGCTCGGCGTTCTTTGAAGGCATGGAGCCGCCGGCGAGCACGCTCGTCGGTGTAACGGCGCTTGCGGCCCCTGAATGGCTGATCGAGATTGAGGCCGTCGCCGTCGTCGATTGACCACTCCGTCATAACGGACCTCTCGCCGTCATTGCGAGCGCGAAGCAATCCATAGCGCCACAAGCGGAGAGATGGATTGCTTCGCTACGCTCGCAATGACGGGGGAGAGAGCGGTCTACTCCTCCTCATCCTCTTCCTTCGCCGGCCCCTTGTACGCGATGCCCCTGATGACAGCGGCATTGCCGAACTTCTTCCGCAAATCATCGATCGCGCGCTCGGCATGGGCCGAGCGGCGGTCGAGCATGTCGGTGTCGTCGGCCTGCGATCCCTCGCGCAGCGCGCTGACGCCGGTGCCGATCAGGCGGAAAGCGGTGCCGTCGATCTCCTTTGCCAGCATTTCGCGCGACACCGCGAAAATCTTGGCGGCGAGCTGCGTCGGTGCCTGGATCGATTGCGAGCGGGTGCGCTGCCTGAAATCCGCGGTTTTCAGCTTCAACGTGATGGTGAGGCCTGACAGATCGCCGCTCTTCAGCCGCGACGACACTTTTTCGGACAGCCGCCACAGCACCTTTTCCAGCGTTACAAAATCCTTGATGTCGTTCTCGAACGTGGTCTCGTTGGAAATCGTCTTGGCGCCGCGGTCCGGCACCACGCTGCGGTCGTCGATGCCGCGCGCCAGCCGCCACAGCCTGCGGCCTTCGCCGCCGAACTGCTTCATCAGCTCGACCTCGTCGGCGCGCTGCAGGTCCGCTATGGTGCGAAAACCCCGCTGCACCAGCTTTTCCTGGGTTGCGGGGCCGACGCCGTAGATGAAGCCGACCGGCTTGTCCGCCAGCATCTCGCGGGCTTCGATCTGGTCGAGGGCGGCAAAGCCGCGTGGCTTGTCGAGATCGGAGGCGATCTTGGCCAAGAACTTGTTGCAGGACAGGCCGACCGACACCGTGATCCCGATGTCGCGCTCGACGTCGCGGGCAAAGCGCGCCAGCACTTTTGCCGGGATCATGCCGTGAACGCGTTGTGTACCGGCCAGATCCAGGAACGCCTCGTCGATCGACAGCGGTTCCACCAGCGGCGTCAGCGTCTGCATGGCGTGCCGCACCTCGCGGCCGACGCGGACATATTTCGCCATGTCGGGCGGGATTACGGCAGCCTGCGGGCAGAGCGCCAGCGCTTTAAACATCGGCATCGCCGAGCGCACGCCATAGGTGCGCGAGACGTAGCAGGCGGCCGACACCACGCCACGCTTGCCGCCGCCGATGATCACGGGCCGGTCGGCGAGTTCCGGATTGTCGCGCTTCTCGACAGTGGCGTAGAACGCGTCGCAATCGATATGCGCCAGCGTCAACGAGGGCAGGGCATGGTGGCGGACGAGGCGCGGGGAACCGCATTCGCCGCACCGCTTGGCCTTGATATCGAGATCGCCGAGGCAATCCCGGCAGAACGCGCGCGGACCGTCCAAGGCTGGCGCGAGCGCGCTCACGGCACGTCGCGCTCCCAGTGCGGGTCGCCCAGCGCCTGGCGGGCGGCGGCGATATTGGTCGGGTGCAGTTGCGAGGCGCTCGCAAACGCCTTGACGGTCGCGTCATCGCGCATGACGAAATCGAGCACCGAAGCCAGAAATTGCGGGTCGGCCGCGGCCGTACGCAGCGTCTCCGGACCGATCCCGCTTTCGGCCAGGAACAGGCCTAGCCTTTCAGGGTCGCCGGCAATAAAACTCAGCGCCTGAACTGCAACGATTTCAGCCACTTCGCGAGGGTTGTGAACAGGCTTTTTCAACAGACGATTTGCCTTTCCGTTAACTTATGGGCTCTAATTTGGAACCATCATGCCCGAGTCTGCGGAGTACGTTCAAGCAATTGGAAACCGCTTCGTAAAACTTGGCGCATCGATTTAACTGGTTAGAGCGAAACTGACGCTAGTTTGAATTCACTTTTCGACAAGGGGCGGCGGCGGTGCAGGACGTGCCGAAAGGCCGGACTTGTTTCCTGGGATGAGGGAGGGACGGGATGGCAAAAACCGTCCTGATCGTGGAGGACAACGAGCTCAACATGAAGCTCTTTCGCGATCTGTTGGAAGCGCATGGCTATCAGACCTCCGGCACCAGCAACGGTTTCGAGGCGCTCGATCTCGTCCGCAAGCTGCGCCCTGATTTGATCCTGATGGATATCCAACTGCCGCAGGTGTCGGGCCTCGAAGTGACGCGCTGGATCAAGGACGATCCGGAGTTGCGCGCCATTCCGGTGGTTGCGGTCACCGCCTTTGCGATGAAGGGCGACGAAGAGCGCATCCGCGAGGGCGGCTGCGAGGCGTACTTGTCCAAACCAATTTCCGTCGGCAAGTTTATCGAAACCGTGCGGCGTTTTATCGGGTAGGAGTGAGTTTCGATGTCTGCGCGTATCCTTGTCGTCGATGACGTTCCAGCGAACGTCAAGCTGCTGGAAGCCCGTCTGTCGGCCGAATATTTCGATGTGCTGACGGCTTCCAACGGTGCCGAGGCGCTCGACCTCTGTTCGCGCTCCGAATGCGACCTCATCCTGCTCGACGTCATGATGCCCGACATGGACGGTTTCGAGGTCTGCCGCCGGCTGAAGTCCAATCCGGCCACTCATTTCATTCCCGTCGTGATCGTCACCGCGCTGGACAGCCCGTCTGATCGCGTTCGCGGGCTGGAAGCCGGAGCCGACGATTTTCTCACCAAGCCGGTGTCCGACATCGTTCTGATCGCCCGCGTTCGATCCCTGACGCGGCTGAAGATGATGACCGATGAGCTGCGGATGCGCGCCATCACCTCGCTCGAGATCGGCATGGAGGCGCCCGAACGCAGCGCGATCGCCGACAAGGGCGTCGGCGGGCGGATCCTGCTTGTCGACGACCGGCCATCGTCCTACGAGCGGCTGGCGCCGATCCTTTCTGCCGAGCACACCGTCGACGTCGAAATCAATCCGGCGGAGGCGCTGTTTCACGCCGCCGAGGGCAATTACGATTTGCTGATCGTTTCGCTCGGCCTTGAAAATTACGACGGCCTGCGGCTGTGCAGCCAGGCGCGCTCGCTGGAGCGCACCCGCCAGTTGCCGATCCTCGCCATCTCCGACGCCGACAACAATGCGCGGCTGCTGCGTGGGCTCGAAATCGGCGTCAACGATTATCTCTTGCGCCCCGTCGACAAGAACGAATTGCTGGCGCGGGCGCGCACCCAGATCCGCAAGCGGCGCTATACCGACCATCTGCGCGACAACGTGCAGAACTCGATCGAAATGGCGATCACCGACGCGCTGACCGGCCTGCATAACCGCCGCTACATGGAAAGCCATCTCTCGACGCTGGTCGAGCAGGCTTCGAGCCGCGGCAAGCCGCTCGCGCTGATGATCCTCGACATCGACTTCTTCAAGTCCATCAACGACACCTATGGCCACGACGCCGGCGACGACGTGCTGCGCGAGTTCGCGGTGCGCATCCGCAAGTCGATCCGCGGCATCGATCTCGCCTGCCGCTACGGCGGCGAGGAGTTCGTGATCGTGATGCCGGAAACCGATCTGACGGTCGCCGGCATGGTCGCCGAGCGCCTGCGCCGCTCGATCGCCGGCGAAACCTTTGCGGTCAACAAGGGCACCAAGCGCATCGACGTCACGATCTCGATCGGGCTGGCGACGCTGGACCACAAGGGCGAGCCGGTCGCCGACGTGCTCAAGCGCGCCGACATGGCGCTCTATCGCGCCAAGCACGACGGACGCAACAGGGTGGTTTCGACGGCGGCCTAGCCGTCGTCCCTGCGAACGCAGGGACCCATACCGCGTGATCTATCTTTTCGGGCTGGGTGGTTGACGCCTTTCGCAACATGGCCGCCGGTGGTTATGGGTCCCTGCGTTCGCAGGGACGACGATGGATAGGTCTCACGCAACAACCTCGGCGTTCTCCTTCACCGCCTCATACGCCAGCCGCTTGAACTCGAACGAGAACGGGTGAACGAACGCCATCTGGCGCTGCGCCATCATCACGCCGGCCATATTGCGCTTCGGCGAGATCCACCATTGCGTGCCCGCCACGCCGCCCCAGTAGAGTTCGCCCGCGGCATCGGGATGATCGAGCGGAGAGGGCTGCTGGATCATGCCGCCGGCAAGTCCGTGCACCTTGCCGGGCTGTGGCCCCATCAGGGCAAAGCGGATCCACTGGTCCTCGGGCAACTGGTTGGTCATCATCTGCGCCATCGTCTCCGGCTTGAGCAGGGTTTTGCTGCCGGGCAGCAGGCTTCGGATCAGCGCGACCATATCGGGCAGGGTTGAAACCAGTCCGCCGCCGCCATTGAGCCTCGCAATGGGGCGCAGATTGGCGCCGGGGAACGGCGCGTTGTCGGTCCGGGTAAGGCCCGGCTTCATCGGCTCCATCAGGTCGGCACCGGCGTAATAGGCGACCAGCCGTCCCTGATCCTTTTCCGGCACGACGAAGCCGGTGTCGACCATGCCGAGTGGATCGAGAATCCGCGCCTTGATGAATTCGTCGAAGCGTTGGCCGCTGATGACTTCGACCAGCCGCGCCACAACGTCGATGGCGAGCGAGTATTCCCAGGACGTCCCCGGCTGATAGATCAGCGGCAGGCCGGTCAGCACGTCCACCATGTCAGCCAGCGTCGTCATGGGATTGTGGACGCCGCGCTTGTTGAGGGCCTTGAAGATAACGGTGCCCGGATCGAAAAAGCCGTAGCTCAGGCCGGAGCTGTGGCTCAGGAGCTGACGGATGGTGATCGAACTCTTCGCCGGCTCGGTGTCGTCAAGCGAAGTCGCTCCAGCGCGCAACACCTTCCGATTTCCAAGCTGCGGAATATATTTTTCAATGGGTCATCGAGCCCGAGCTTGCCTTCCTCGAACAGCAATAGCGCCGCGCAGGAGGTGATCAGCTTGGTGTTGGAAAAGACGCGGAAGATATGGTCGGTCCGGAGCGGCGTCTGCGCTTCCTTGTCGGCCCATCCGACGCAATTCACATCCACAAGATCGCGTCCGACCATGACCGCCCAGGAAATGCCTGACAGCAGGTTGTTGTCGATGTAGCGCTGCATCGCCGCCTGTGCCGGTTTGAAGTCGTAACCGTTGGCGGTGACTTTCAGGTCTTCCATGGTCGCTCCCTTTGCCGTCATGTTCTTGCGCGGCTTTACTATTCTGTCGTCCCTGCGAACGCAGGGACCCATAACCACCGATGCCGGTTGTAGGAAAGGTAACTACCACATCGCCTTACTGAAAGGCCACGGCGTATGGGTCCCTGCGTTCGCAGGGACGACGATATGGGGGTGGTCGCCTCAAGCGGTTGACGAAGGCCGGGGCTTCTTCGACGCACTCCCACCCACCTTCACCCCCGCATTCTTCAGCAGCACCGTCGCCGCTTCCTTTGCCGCCCGCGCCATCGCCGGGTCGTTGCGGACGAGATCCTGCGCGATCGAGCCGTCGACGAGCAAGGCAAGCTGGGTTGCAAGCGCTTCTGCCTGTGCGACGCCGAGCTGCACCAGCAAATCGCGAAACCACAGGCGGCGGCTTTCCTTGAAGGCGACGGCGACCTTTCGGACCGAGCGGTCGTCGCCGAGTTCGGCCACCGCATTGACGAAGGGGCAGCCGCGAAAATCCTTCGCCGAGAAGCGTCGCTCCAGCGAATCGAAGGTGCCGAGAATCTGCTCGACCGGCGACTTGTCTGATGGACGCGGGGCCACGAAGCGTCGCGCCAGATAGGCCGAGATCAACGCGTCCTTGGACGGAAAATGGTTGTAGAGCGTGCGCTTGCTGATGCCGATTTCGGCGGCGATGGTGTCGACGCCGACCGCGCGAATTCCCTGCAGATAGAACAGCCTATCCGCGGTCTCCAGAATCCGGTCCTTCATGTCAGGTTTGGCGGGCAGGGTAGCCATGCGAATGCGCCGTAGCCTCTTCCTTGACAGCAGCAGACCCTTATAGCCTAGGTACACAGGTCTGTGTACCTATTTCAGATATCAATTGCAGGACGCGGCGTTCGAATCGCGCCCCTGGGGAGAATAAAAATAATGGCCCTGCTGCAAATCCTGCGGCCGACGCTTCCCATCCTGATCGGCGCTTCCATCATGCTGACGCTCAGCATGGG includes these proteins:
- a CDS encoding response regulator, whose translation is MAKTVLIVEDNELNMKLFRDLLEAHGYQTSGTSNGFEALDLVRKLRPDLILMDIQLPQVSGLEVTRWIKDDPELRAIPVVAVTAFAMKGDEERIREGGCEAYLSKPISVGKFIETVRRFIG
- a CDS encoding PleD family two-component system response regulator, which codes for MSARILVVDDVPANVKLLEARLSAEYFDVLTASNGAEALDLCSRSECDLILLDVMMPDMDGFEVCRRLKSNPATHFIPVVIVTALDSPSDRVRGLEAGADDFLTKPVSDIVLIARVRSLTRLKMMTDELRMRAITSLEIGMEAPERSAIADKGVGGRILLVDDRPSSYERLAPILSAEHTVDVEINPAEALFHAAEGNYDLLIVSLGLENYDGLRLCSQARSLERTRQLPILAISDADNNARLLRGLEIGVNDYLLRPVDKNELLARARTQIRKRRYTDHLRDNVQNSIEMAITDALTGLHNRRYMESHLSTLVEQASSRGKPLALMILDIDFFKSINDTYGHDAGDDVLREFAVRIRKSIRGIDLACRYGGEEFVIVMPETDLTVAGMVAERLRRSIAGETFAVNKGTKRIDVTISIGLATLDHKGEPVADVLKRADMALYRAKHDGRNRVVSTAA
- a CDS encoding serine hydrolase domain-containing protein, which translates into the protein MLRAGATSLDDTEPAKSSITIRQLLSHSSGLSYGFFDPGTVIFKALNKRGVHNPMTTLADMVDVLTGLPLIYQPGTSWEYSLAIDVVARLVEVISGQRFDEFIKARILDPLGMVDTGFVVPEKDQGRLVAYYAGADLMEPMKPGLTRTDNAPFPGANLRPIARLNGGGGLVSTLPDMVALIRSLLPGSKTLLKPETMAQMMTNQLPEDQWIRFALMGPQPGKVHGLAGGMIQQPSPLDHPDAAGELYWGGVAGTQWWISPKRNMAGVMMAQRQMAFVHPFSFEFKRLAYEAVKENAEVVA
- a CDS encoding serine hydrolase domain-containing protein translates to MEDLKVTANGYDFKPAQAAMQRYIDNNLLSGISWAVMVGRDLVDVNCVGWADKEAQTPLRTDHIFRVFSNTKLITSCAALLLFEEGKLGLDDPLKNIFRSLEIGRCCALERLRLTTPSRRRVRSPSVSS
- a CDS encoding TetR/AcrR family transcriptional regulator, yielding MKDRILETADRLFYLQGIRAVGVDTIAAEIGISKRTLYNHFPSKDALISAYLARRFVAPRPSDKSPVEQILGTFDSLERRFSAKDFRGCPFVNAVAELGDDRSVRKVAVAFKESRRLWFRDLLVQLGVAQAEALATQLALLVDGSIAQDLVRNDPAMARAAKEAATVLLKNAGVKVGGSASKKPRPSSTA